The proteins below are encoded in one region of Fibrella aestuarina BUZ 2:
- a CDS encoding GIN domain-containing protein, with protein MKTTVMLMALMVPLGLHAQSGKYEPARELRGSGQVIRSTKTVAAFDAIEISQFPAEVTVQVGGSESSVTLSADDNLQPLVRIVSENGTLRLFVEADQNKRFWISKASLRVVVKTPQLNRLTHDTNSDVVVSGLQNRTFELANEANGEVTLRGRADTFKLVSSANGTVSAEGLITQTADVVTQANATVRVNAQTVNAVNSAHATVINVAKR; from the coding sequence ATGAAAACGACAGTTATGCTGATGGCTTTGATGGTGCCTCTCGGGCTCCATGCACAAAGCGGGAAATATGAGCCGGCAAGGGAATTGCGCGGCAGTGGTCAGGTGATTCGGTCGACCAAAACCGTGGCGGCGTTCGACGCTATCGAGATTTCGCAGTTCCCGGCGGAGGTCACGGTGCAGGTCGGCGGGTCAGAATCGTCGGTAACGTTGAGCGCCGACGATAACCTGCAACCGCTGGTGCGGATCGTGAGTGAAAACGGCACCCTCCGGCTGTTTGTGGAAGCGGACCAGAACAAGCGGTTCTGGATCAGCAAGGCCTCGCTTCGGGTCGTGGTCAAAACGCCGCAGCTAAACCGCCTTACGCACGACACCAACAGCGACGTGGTGGTCAGCGGCTTGCAGAACAGAACCTTCGAGCTAGCCAACGAAGCTAATGGCGAGGTAACGCTACGGGGCCGGGCCGATACGTTCAAGCTGGTTAGCTCCGCCAACGGGACCGTCAGCGCTGAGGGATTGATCACCCAAACCGCCGACGTGGTCACGCAGGCCAACGCCACCGTTCGGGTCAACGCGCAAACGGTGAACGCGGTGAATTCAGCCCACGCGACCGTCATCAACGTGGCCAAACGGTAA
- a CDS encoding ABC transporter permease, translated as MLRNYLKIALRSLWKNRGYTAINLVGLGVAFCISVFLLLTAYVHLTYDSFHEDGDRIFQLYLAANDPERPTKSGTFPLPMGPALTADFPELDATARVQIGRKTLVEANGKYVDKLINYTDPGFLKLFSFPLLSGNRDVVLRELGSVVISENMAHDLFGGVNPVGKRLRLGSDGAQRDFIVTGVLADVPDNSSVRFDALVRIEDAPGYAAGKTKWEDRSLQVFLKVPPQLSQSTLETRLKAFTQKYFQTDIDELKKKKAQPDAKGDLFAVRLQALANVHFNREMSDNKGTPVAVIYVLMGMAFFILSIASINFINLSIARSFTRAREVGVRKSLGALKGSLFLQIWSESGLVCLLGFVLGAVLANGLLPAFNAQFGAKLKLATMLQPGFIGMSLAVVGLVTLVAGGYPAWQMARFNTIEVLKGKLTTQRPGAMRNALIVTQFALSCLLACCTIIAFQQVGYLRSSPLGFDKEQVISIPVGNQVDGRQVLNRLRNRLANDPTVLAVTGTGINLGRGKDRVSSRSTIGFTHKGKPLSTDGLLIDYDYLKTLNIKILAGRDFNRAYAADSSRRIIVTQSLARQMGVANPVGTLLGDDTDKLQIIGVVPDFRLYSVAERANPIMLYLSNNEPIRYVFVRVAPQSLAGAMEKLKKTWAEVAPQAEFMGSFLDENVDAWYQDEEQLSQVLSLAAGIAIVLSCIGLFAIALLMIEQRTKEIGVRKVLGASIPGLVLLLSRDFVKLVLIALAIAVPLAWFGMDSWLANYAHRVVISPWVFVGVGLSAMLIALLTVSFHSIKAALMDPVKSLRSD; from the coding sequence ATGCTTCGTAATTACCTCAAAATCGCGCTTCGCAGCCTTTGGAAAAATCGGGGCTACACAGCCATTAACCTGGTCGGGCTGGGGGTGGCGTTCTGCATCAGCGTGTTCCTGCTGCTGACAGCCTACGTACACCTGACCTACGATTCGTTTCACGAAGATGGCGACCGGATTTTTCAACTGTACCTCGCCGCCAACGATCCCGAACGGCCCACGAAATCAGGTACGTTCCCGCTGCCGATGGGGCCGGCCCTTACCGCCGATTTTCCCGAACTGGACGCCACCGCCCGGGTGCAGATCGGGCGCAAAACGCTGGTTGAAGCCAACGGCAAGTACGTCGATAAGCTGATCAACTACACCGATCCCGGCTTCCTGAAGCTGTTTTCCTTTCCACTGCTCAGCGGCAATCGGGATGTGGTTCTGCGTGAACTGGGCAGCGTGGTCATCAGCGAAAACATGGCCCACGACCTGTTTGGCGGGGTTAATCCCGTGGGTAAGCGGCTGCGGCTTGGGAGCGATGGCGCGCAACGTGATTTTATCGTAACGGGCGTTCTGGCCGACGTACCTGACAACTCCTCGGTGCGCTTCGACGCGCTCGTTCGGATTGAGGATGCACCCGGCTACGCCGCTGGCAAAACGAAATGGGAAGACCGGTCGCTACAGGTATTCCTCAAAGTGCCGCCCCAACTGAGTCAGTCCACACTGGAAACGCGCCTGAAAGCCTTTACCCAGAAATACTTTCAGACCGACATTGACGAACTGAAGAAGAAAAAGGCGCAGCCCGATGCCAAGGGCGATCTGTTTGCCGTTCGCCTGCAAGCTCTCGCCAACGTGCATTTCAACCGTGAAATGAGCGACAACAAAGGCACGCCCGTGGCCGTGATTTATGTGCTGATGGGCATGGCGTTTTTTATCCTATCTATTGCCTCCATCAACTTCATCAACCTGAGCATTGCGCGGTCGTTTACGCGGGCACGGGAAGTAGGTGTGCGTAAATCGCTGGGAGCGCTCAAGGGCAGTTTGTTCCTTCAGATCTGGAGCGAATCGGGGCTGGTTTGTCTGCTGGGCTTTGTGTTGGGTGCGGTGTTGGCTAATGGGCTGCTACCCGCTTTCAACGCGCAGTTTGGGGCGAAACTGAAGCTGGCTACCATGCTACAACCCGGCTTCATCGGCATGAGTCTGGCGGTGGTGGGGCTGGTCACCTTGGTGGCGGGCGGCTATCCGGCCTGGCAAATGGCCCGGTTCAACACCATCGAGGTGCTGAAAGGCAAATTAACCACCCAACGGCCCGGTGCGATGCGGAATGCGCTCATCGTCACGCAGTTTGCGCTATCGTGCCTGCTCGCCTGCTGCACCATTATCGCTTTCCAGCAGGTAGGGTATTTGCGGAGTAGCCCGCTCGGGTTCGATAAAGAGCAGGTAATCAGTATTCCGGTGGGTAATCAGGTGGATGGCCGGCAGGTGCTGAACCGTTTGCGTAACCGACTAGCCAACGACCCGACGGTATTGGCCGTGACGGGTACGGGTATCAATCTGGGCCGGGGCAAAGACCGGGTCAGCTCACGTAGTACGATTGGGTTTACGCACAAGGGGAAACCGCTCAGCACCGACGGGTTGCTGATCGACTACGACTACCTGAAAACCCTGAACATAAAAATCTTGGCCGGGCGCGATTTCAACCGCGCCTACGCCGCCGATTCCTCGCGTCGGATCATCGTCACGCAGAGCCTGGCCCGGCAAATGGGCGTGGCGAACCCCGTAGGTACGTTACTCGGCGACGATACTGACAAACTGCAAATCATTGGGGTGGTACCCGATTTTCGGCTCTATTCGGTTGCCGAACGCGCCAACCCGATCATGCTGTACCTGTCCAACAACGAACCTATCCGCTATGTCTTCGTCCGGGTGGCGCCGCAGAGCCTGGCGGGGGCCATGGAGAAATTGAAAAAGACGTGGGCCGAGGTCGCGCCGCAGGCGGAATTCATGGGCTCGTTTCTGGACGAAAACGTCGACGCCTGGTACCAGGATGAAGAGCAGCTCTCGCAGGTATTGAGCCTGGCGGCGGGCATCGCCATCGTGCTGTCGTGCATCGGCCTGTTTGCCATTGCCCTGCTGATGATCGAGCAGCGGACCAAAGAGATTGGGGTGCGTAAGGTGCTGGGCGCCAGTATTCCGGGTCTGGTGTTGTTACTCTCGCGCGACTTTGTTAAACTGGTGCTCATTGCCTTGGCTATTGCCGTGCCGCTCGCCTGGTTCGGGATGGATAGCTGGCTGGCCAACTACGCCCACCGGGTCGTTATAAGCCCGTGGGTCTTCGTGGGCGTTGGTCTGTCCGCTATGCTGATTGCCCTGCTGACGGTCTCGTTCCACAGCATCAAAGCCGCCCTGATGGACCCCGTGAAATCCCTTCGCAGCGACTAA
- a CDS encoding ABC transporter permease, translated as MFRATLTIALRKLWTDKVFSVVNIAGLALGMATFLLILEYVSFERSVNAFHTNLPTLYRLTGQNEDGDTYTDLAPAVAPLAKQQFPDVRDYCRIAEHSANGIIAIDRKNGPPQPFREEKLVYADASFFSLFTFPLVQGNAGSALAEPSTVALSATKARTYFGTEKAVGQSLMLYNRFGKMRYTVTAVYADMPTNSDLRFDAIFALQTLANPANLNGNDWARLDGFDGNYLTTFLQLTNAQTDPRALEAKFNAFKQQANPNDKSRLLLQPAGNLHLAQRLSDPYPTGGSLGFVYLLSALATLIVFIAWFNYVNLSTAGALKRGKEVGVRKVIGAGRRQLVGQFLGESLLVNGLGFGLALLLVVVVQDSYNQFVRINLSLAVLRSDPFWLAGVGLLLTGALASGAYVAGTLTAFKPVQTLKGWLPTSRGAWLRKGLVVAQFSASVALIAATFVLYRQLTYMQNKALGVRLDQRLVIQRPSVGDDAQLAARQALFEQQLVQRPYVQRLCQGNTPGNPLDFTTNGIVRKQQGNGAPIRPDDAKKGYAMLVIDERYLPTYEIALVAGRNFSAREAELAWEKSQKVLVNETAARQLGFISAAEAAGQPISWGGTFEVVGVVKDYHHQGLQQLIEPTIYLPRRAVADLTVQLTTDQIGRKLAEIEQRYKAAFPGNPFVFAFVDERYNQQYQREQQYWQVFTVASALAILIACLGLFGLATFMAEQRTKEIGVRKVLGASISSIVTLLSKDFVQLVLIAIVIASPLAWWATNRWLQGFAYKVEVEWWVFAGAGTLAIAVALLTVSFQSVRAALLNPANSLRAE; from the coding sequence ATGTTCCGCGCTACGCTCACTATTGCCCTCCGTAAACTATGGACCGACAAGGTTTTTTCGGTTGTCAACATCGCGGGGCTGGCCCTCGGCATGGCCACATTTCTGCTGATTCTGGAATACGTCAGCTTTGAACGAAGCGTCAACGCGTTTCATACCAACTTACCCACGCTTTACCGGCTGACGGGGCAAAACGAAGACGGCGACACATATACCGATCTGGCTCCGGCGGTGGCGCCGCTGGCCAAACAGCAGTTCCCCGACGTGCGCGACTACTGCCGGATCGCTGAACATTCGGCCAACGGCATTATCGCCATTGATCGAAAAAACGGGCCGCCTCAGCCGTTTCGCGAAGAGAAACTGGTCTATGCCGATGCCAGCTTCTTTTCGCTCTTCACGTTTCCACTGGTGCAGGGCAATGCTGGCAGCGCCCTTGCGGAGCCGAGTACGGTAGCCCTGTCGGCCACCAAAGCACGCACGTATTTCGGTACGGAAAAGGCTGTGGGGCAGTCGCTGATGCTCTACAACCGGTTTGGCAAAATGCGCTACACCGTCACGGCCGTCTATGCCGATATGCCCACGAACTCCGATCTGCGGTTCGATGCCATCTTCGCGCTACAGACGCTGGCCAACCCGGCCAATCTAAACGGCAACGACTGGGCCCGGCTCGATGGCTTCGACGGCAATTACCTGACGACGTTTTTACAACTAACCAACGCCCAGACCGACCCTCGCGCCCTGGAGGCCAAATTCAACGCCTTCAAGCAGCAGGCCAATCCCAACGATAAGAGCCGCCTGCTGCTTCAACCGGCGGGCAATCTGCACCTGGCGCAGAGGCTGAGCGATCCGTACCCTACCGGCGGGAGTCTGGGCTTTGTATACCTGCTCAGTGCGCTGGCTACGCTGATCGTGTTCATCGCCTGGTTCAACTACGTAAATCTCTCCACGGCGGGGGCGCTCAAGCGCGGTAAAGAAGTGGGGGTTCGGAAGGTGATCGGGGCCGGGCGACGGCAGCTCGTGGGCCAGTTTCTGGGCGAGTCGCTGTTGGTCAACGGCCTTGGCTTTGGGCTGGCGTTGCTGCTGGTTGTTGTCGTGCAGGACAGCTACAACCAGTTTGTTCGGATAAACCTGTCGCTGGCTGTGCTGCGGTCCGATCCGTTCTGGCTGGCGGGTGTGGGGTTGCTGCTGACGGGCGCGCTGGCGTCGGGGGCCTACGTGGCCGGTACGCTGACGGCCTTCAAACCGGTGCAGACGCTCAAAGGCTGGCTGCCGACGAGCCGGGGTGCCTGGCTCCGCAAGGGATTGGTCGTCGCTCAGTTCAGCGCATCGGTCGCCCTGATTGCCGCCACCTTTGTGCTGTATCGGCAACTGACGTACATGCAGAATAAAGCGCTGGGCGTCCGGCTGGATCAGCGTCTGGTCATTCAGCGACCCTCGGTCGGCGACGATGCGCAACTGGCCGCCCGGCAGGCGCTGTTTGAGCAGCAACTGGTGCAACGCCCGTACGTGCAGCGGCTGTGCCAGGGAAACACGCCCGGTAATCCGCTCGATTTCACAACGAACGGGATTGTCAGAAAGCAGCAGGGGAACGGGGCGCCGATCCGGCCCGACGACGCGAAAAAAGGCTACGCTATGCTCGTTATCGACGAACGCTACTTGCCTACCTACGAAATAGCGTTGGTGGCGGGCCGGAATTTCAGCGCCCGCGAGGCCGAACTGGCTTGGGAGAAGAGCCAGAAGGTGCTGGTCAACGAAACGGCCGCCCGGCAGCTGGGTTTCATCTCGGCGGCTGAGGCGGCGGGCCAACCGATTAGCTGGGGGGGTACCTTCGAGGTGGTCGGGGTGGTGAAAGACTACCATCATCAGGGGTTACAGCAACTCATTGAGCCCACCATTTATTTGCCCCGCCGGGCTGTCGCCGACCTGACCGTGCAACTGACGACCGACCAGATCGGGCGTAAACTGGCTGAGATCGAACAACGCTATAAAGCTGCTTTTCCGGGTAACCCCTTTGTGTTTGCCTTCGTCGATGAGCGCTACAATCAGCAGTACCAGCGCGAGCAGCAGTATTGGCAGGTGTTTACCGTAGCCTCCGCGCTGGCTATCCTGATTGCCTGTCTCGGGCTGTTCGGGCTGGCAACGTTCATGGCCGAACAGCGTACGAAAGAAATTGGCGTGCGCAAGGTGCTGGGCGCCAGCATAAGCAGCATCGTGACGTTGCTCTCCAAAGATTTTGTGCAGTTGGTTTTGATTGCCATCGTGATCGCCTCGCCGCTGGCCTGGTGGGCCACGAACCGCTGGTTACAGGGGTTCGCCTACAAAGTCGAAGTCGAGTGGTGGGTATTTGCGGGTGCCGGTACGCTGGCCATCGCTGTTGCCTTACTGACCGTCTCCTTCCAAAGCGTCCGTGCTGCGCTGCTAAACCCGGCGAATTCATTACGAGCGGAATAG
- a CDS encoding ABC transporter permease has protein sequence MLSNYLRISWRNLVKHKVFSFINILGLAAGLSCCLLISLYVYDELSYDTQHPEVGQLYQIGTVFVRPDGEKKTAATPYPVADALKQEYAEIGSTTRLVGLFAEDKTLLRYDGPANTRRIFYETDGYLADPTFFNFFNYAFVEGRGESALVAPHTIVLSEEIAHKLFGNEPALNKVVHVESNTNGDNDYTVTGVFRPGTVPSHINARFFLSFAGGGLEQYVKGQTGMAGNNMFFTYLKLKPGTDARKLEAKLPAFVDKYMRKDLQAAGFDKRQFLTAVTDIHLHTDLPHNVTPNGSLTYLYILLSVAVFTLLIACINFMNLSTARSAKRSGEVGIRKALGAAQGALVGQFLSESFLFSVFAFGLALGFTWLLIPVFEQVSGKTVHFSAGQLLILLSGFFGLSLFTGLLAGSYPAFYLSSFRPILALKGREGRASGLAAVSLRRGLVVFQFTLSAILIIASLVIGQQMTFLRSTDLGFAKEQQLVIPLRSATAKASYTALKNALASNVQIASVGASAYYPGIFNPEDASFYGEGQTVQQAERTRTNRIDFDYLNTLAIRPVAGRLFSRTYPADTGNVILNERAVNELGYASPQAAIGQKAYTERSGTREGFTIVGVVKDFHFEDLHLPITPYAFTLNGGSYNYVVARAKPGDMQAVLRSVEAAWQKVNPSEPFAYSFLDDEFQKNYVAETRLATVVGYFTFIAILISCLGLFGLASFNVEQRTKEIGIRKVLGATVGNVVLMLSGDFLKLVVIAIVIASPLAWYVMQRWLENFAYQIQIGPSVFVLTALVALLITIATVSFQSIRAALMNPVKSLRSD, from the coding sequence ATGCTATCAAACTATCTCCGAATCAGCTGGCGGAATCTTGTCAAGCACAAGGTCTTTTCGTTCATCAACATTCTTGGCCTGGCGGCGGGTCTGTCGTGCTGCCTGCTCATTAGCCTTTACGTCTACGACGAGCTCAGCTATGATACGCAGCACCCCGAGGTGGGGCAGCTGTACCAGATCGGGACGGTGTTTGTCAGGCCCGACGGTGAGAAGAAGACCGCGGCCACGCCGTATCCCGTTGCCGACGCGCTCAAGCAGGAATACGCCGAAATCGGCAGCACAACGCGGCTGGTCGGTCTTTTCGCGGAAGACAAAACGTTGCTGCGCTACGATGGGCCGGCCAACACCAGGCGCATTTTCTATGAAACCGACGGGTACCTGGCCGACCCAACGTTTTTTAACTTCTTCAACTATGCGTTCGTAGAAGGGCGGGGCGAATCGGCCCTGGTGGCCCCCCACACCATTGTGCTGTCGGAAGAAATCGCTCATAAACTCTTTGGGAACGAACCGGCGCTCAACAAGGTGGTGCATGTGGAAAGCAACACCAACGGCGACAACGACTACACGGTTACGGGCGTATTCCGGCCGGGCACGGTCCCTTCGCACATCAACGCCCGGTTTTTCCTGTCGTTTGCGGGCGGCGGACTGGAGCAATACGTGAAAGGCCAGACGGGCATGGCTGGCAACAACATGTTTTTCACGTACCTGAAGCTGAAACCCGGCACCGATGCCCGCAAGCTAGAGGCCAAGCTCCCGGCTTTTGTGGACAAGTACATGCGCAAAGACCTGCAGGCGGCGGGGTTCGACAAACGGCAGTTCCTGACGGCCGTGACTGACATTCACCTGCATACCGACCTGCCCCACAACGTAACGCCCAACGGCAGCCTGACGTACCTGTACATTCTGTTGTCGGTGGCCGTCTTTACGCTGCTGATCGCCTGCATCAACTTCATGAACCTGAGCACGGCTCGTTCGGCCAAACGGTCGGGTGAGGTGGGCATCCGGAAAGCATTGGGTGCCGCGCAGGGGGCGCTGGTGGGGCAGTTTCTGAGCGAGTCGTTCCTGTTCAGCGTTTTCGCTTTCGGGCTGGCGCTCGGCTTTACGTGGCTACTGATTCCGGTATTCGAGCAGGTGTCGGGTAAAACGGTTCATTTCTCAGCAGGCCAGTTGCTGATACTGCTGAGCGGCTTTTTCGGGCTCAGTTTGTTCACGGGTCTGCTGGCGGGAAGTTACCCCGCCTTTTACCTGTCGTCGTTCCGGCCCATACTGGCGCTGAAAGGCCGCGAAGGCCGCGCCAGCGGCCTGGCCGCCGTGTCGCTGCGTCGGGGGCTGGTGGTGTTCCAGTTTACGCTGTCGGCCATTCTGATCATCGCGTCGCTGGTGATTGGGCAGCAGATGACGTTCCTGCGCTCGACGGACCTGGGTTTTGCCAAAGAGCAGCAACTGGTGATTCCGCTGCGAAGCGCCACCGCCAAAGCCAGCTACACCGCCCTGAAAAATGCGCTGGCCAGCAACGTGCAGATCGCGTCGGTGGGGGCGTCGGCCTATTACCCGGGCATTTTTAATCCCGAAGATGCTTCGTTTTATGGCGAAGGGCAGACGGTGCAGCAAGCCGAACGTACCCGGACCAACCGCATCGATTTCGACTACCTGAACACCCTGGCGATTCGGCCCGTGGCGGGTCGGTTGTTTTCGCGAACGTACCCAGCCGATACCGGCAACGTCATCCTGAACGAGCGGGCCGTAAACGAATTGGGGTATGCCTCCCCGCAGGCAGCCATCGGCCAGAAAGCGTATACCGAGCGGAGTGGCACCCGCGAAGGCTTCACGATCGTGGGCGTGGTCAAGGATTTTCATTTTGAAGACCTGCACCTGCCCATTACGCCCTACGCCTTTACGCTGAACGGGGGCAGCTACAACTACGTGGTAGCGCGGGCCAAGCCGGGCGATATGCAGGCCGTACTGCGGTCGGTGGAAGCCGCCTGGCAAAAAGTCAACCCCAGCGAACCGTTTGCCTATAGCTTTCTGGACGATGAGTTTCAGAAAAACTACGTGGCCGAAACCCGGCTGGCGACCGTGGTGGGCTACTTCACGTTTATCGCCATCCTGATCTCGTGCCTCGGCCTTTTCGGGCTGGCGTCGTTCAACGTGGAGCAGCGCACCAAAGAAATCGGGATTCGGAAAGTGTTGGGCGCCACGGTGGGCAACGTCGTGCTGATGCTGTCGGGCGATTTCCTGAAACTGGTCGTCATCGCCATTGTCATTGCCTCGCCACTGGCCTGGTACGTGATGCAGCGCTGGCTCGAAAATTTTGCGTACCAGATCCAGATTGGCCCGTCGGTTTTCGTGCTGACGGCGCTCGTTGCCCTGCTGATCACCATCGCCACGGTTAGTTTCCAGAGTATCCGGGCGGCGCTGATGAACCCGGTTAAATCCTTACGGAGCGACTAA